CCTCATCCACCGTGATGATTACTTCATTGTCATCCACTTCAACTTTTTTGACATCTATACCGGAAATATCTTTCTTGCTGATTTTTTTATTCACATCGAAATCACTGTCGAATTCAACTGTGATAGTATCTCCGCTCTCCAGGTCTTCTTCAAGCGTGAATTTAATACCATACTCACTTTCTTTTCCGGCACCATCATTGTCAGCTGATACATCCAATTTTTCAACAGCATATGCTTGCGGTACAGCAACAAAAGGTGTAGCGGCCAGCGCTGATGCTAACACTATTGGTAGTGCTTTTTTACTTTTCTCCATGTTTTTCCTCCCGTATTTACCGTTAATCTGGAAAACTCTCTAGCAGGACGCTACCAGTCTACCACAAATGCTATCAGGTGGGAATCATTTCTATATCATTTGAGACTTTCTGGCTACAATTGCTAAGACGAAGTAGTCGATGAAAAAGTTACATACGTAATGATCAATTTGGAAATTTTTTTGCGCTTTTTTTATTTAAAAAACCAGGTCTTTACTTGACCTGGTTTTTCGACATTCTAATACAGCTTGGTACCCGCTCCTACATTCTCAAGCTTTTGTTTCACACTCTGCAGGAATCGCCCACAAATGAGACCATCCAGCACGCGATGATCCAAGGACATGCACAGATTGACCATAGAACGAACTGCGATCATGTCGTTAATGACGACAGGGCGTTTCACGATGGACTCGACACTAAGAATTGCCGCCTGCGGAGCATTGATAATTGGCTGAGACAAAACAGAGCCAAAGGAGCCTGTGTTGTTAACCGTAAAGGTCCCGCCTGTCATGTCATCCATCGTCAATTTCCCTGCACGGGTGCGTGCTGCCAGGTCATCGACTGCCTTAGCTATGCCAAGAATGGATTTTTGGTCAGCATGCTTGATGACAGGAACATAGAGAGCATCTTCCGTGGCCACTGCGATGGAGATGTTGATGTCCTTTTTCACAATGATTTTGTCATGTGCCCATGTGGAATTGATCATTGGGTACTCTTTCAACGCTTCTACAACCGCTTTGATAAAGAACGGCAGGAACGTGAGGTTGAGCCCTTCTTTTTTCGCAAATTCGCCCTTTGCCTGATGGCGGAAGTTAACCAAATTGGTCACATCTACTTCGACCATCGTCCAAGCATGTGGAGCCTCATGCTTGCTCTGTACCATTCGGTTTGCAATCGTACGACGAATAGACGTTACAGGTACAACTTGATCACCGCTTGCAACCGGAATATCTACGGAAACAGCCGAAGTCGTAGCTGGTGCTACCGGTGCAGGTGTTGAAACGACAGTAGCTTGTTCAACCGCTGCTACAGGAGCCTGCGCGACTGTTTCTTTTACTGTCTCAGCTGGCTTTTGGCCGCCCGCGTCGATAATCGCTTGGACATCTTTGCGGGTAATGCGACCGCCTGCTCCAGTCCCTACAACGTGGGACAAATCAATGCCATGTTGCTGTGAGAGCATCACAACCGCAGGTGAATAGCGTTGCTTTGGCCCATCGGAGACTGGTGCTTGGTGGATGGATACAGCCGGAGTAGCTACCTTTGGCTGCTCGGTTGCAGGTGCTTGTGGAGCCGTAATTTCCGTCACGCTAGCAGACGCTGCAACTCCACCTTCCGCACCACTTTCTTCTATATAGAGGATCAATGTGCCGACAGCGACTGTCTCACCTTCAGGCACGACGATCTCAGTAACGCGTCCTGAAACGGTAGAAGGAACCTCTGCGTTTACTTTATCCGTCGTCACTTCAGCCAGCGAATCGTATTTCTTGACCGTGTCGCCTACATTGACCAACCATTTGCTGATGGTGCCCTCTGTCACGCTCTCTCCGAGCTGGGGCATTAGTACTTTCGTTGCCATGATCCTTGGTCCTCCTCGCCTTAAAAGTTGGCCAGCTCGCGCATTGCTTCCAATACTTTTTCCGGGTTCAGCATAAAGTATTTTTCCATCGGCGGGCTATATGGCATAGCTGGTACATCTGGACCACAAAGACGTTTAATCGGTGCATCCAAATCGAACAGGCAATGCTCCGCTACAATAGCAGCAACCTCGCCGCCTACGCCGCCTTCTTTGTTATCCTCGTGTACGATCAATACTTTGCCTGTCTTGGAAGCCGCTTCTACAATCGCTTCTTTGTCCAACGGATACAGTGTGCGCAAGTCGAGAACATGCGCGCTGATGCCTTCTTGTGCGAGCTTTTCCGCAGCTTGCAGGGCGAAGTGCAGAGTCAAGCCGTAGGAAATGACTGTGATGTCTGTACCCTCTCGCTTGACGTCCGCTTTACCAATCGGCAGCACATAGTCGTCCTCAGGCACTTCTCCCTTGATCAAACGATAGCAGCGCTTGTGCTCAAAAAAGAGCACCGGATCTTCATCGCGAATGGCTGCTTTCAGAAGACCTTTTGCATCATATGGTGTCGAAGGTGCCACTACTTTTAAACCAGGGGTGTTCGTGAACATCGCTTCCACAGATTGCGAGTGGTATAGTGCACCGTGAACCCCACCGCCGAACGGGGCACGAATCGTGATCGGGCAATGCCAGTCGTTGTTCGAACGATAGCGCATTTTCGCCGCCTCACTGACAATTTGGTTCACAGCTGGCATGATAAAGTCCGCAAACTGAATCTCCGCGATTGGACGCATACCGTAAGCTGCTGCACCAATCCCTACACCGACAATAGCGGACTCAGCCAGTGGCGTATCAATCACGCGCTCCTCGCCAAACTCTTCAATCAATCCGTTTGTCGCACGGAAAACCCCACCGCGTACGCCAACGTCTTCTCCGAGGATAAATACATTGGAATCGCGACGCATTTCTTCACGCATCGCCATTGTAATTGCATCAATAAAAGAAATGACTGCCATAAAAGATCCCCCCTTATTCCCCGTATA
The window above is part of the Brevibacillus antibioticus genome. Proteins encoded here:
- a CDS encoding dihydrolipoamide acetyltransferase family protein, which encodes MATKVLMPQLGESVTEGTISKWLVNVGDTVKKYDSLAEVTTDKVNAEVPSTVSGRVTEIVVPEGETVAVGTLILYIEESGAEGGVAASASVTEITAPQAPATEQPKVATPAVSIHQAPVSDGPKQRYSPAVVMLSQQHGIDLSHVVGTGAGGRITRKDVQAIIDAGGQKPAETVKETVAQAPVAAVEQATVVSTPAPVAPATTSAVSVDIPVASGDQVVPVTSIRRTIANRMVQSKHEAPHAWTMVEVDVTNLVNFRHQAKGEFAKKEGLNLTFLPFFIKAVVEALKEYPMINSTWAHDKIIVKKDINISIAVATEDALYVPVIKHADQKSILGIAKAVDDLAARTRAGKLTMDDMTGGTFTVNNTGSFGSVLSQPIINAPQAAILSVESIVKRPVVINDMIAVRSMVNLCMSLDHRVLDGLICGRFLQSVKQKLENVGAGTKLY
- a CDS encoding alpha-ketoacid dehydrogenase subunit beta, producing MAVISFIDAITMAMREEMRRDSNVFILGEDVGVRGGVFRATNGLIEEFGEERVIDTPLAESAIVGVGIGAAAYGMRPIAEIQFADFIMPAVNQIVSEAAKMRYRSNNDWHCPITIRAPFGGGVHGALYHSQSVEAMFTNTPGLKVVAPSTPYDAKGLLKAAIRDEDPVLFFEHKRCYRLIKGEVPEDDYVLPIGKADVKREGTDITVISYGLTLHFALQAAEKLAQEGISAHVLDLRTLYPLDKEAIVEAASKTGKVLIVHEDNKEGGVGGEVAAIVAEHCLFDLDAPIKRLCGPDVPAMPYSPPMEKYFMLNPEKVLEAMRELANF